One genomic segment of Tissierellales bacterium includes these proteins:
- a CDS encoding iron ABC transporter permease produces MKNRNTFLLFVFLAFILIISFLAGIMFGAVKIPFKDVVDTLINTGNGSSDFSSIIWKIRLPRVFGALICGAGLATAGILLQILFKNPLVDSYILGISSGASLAMALLILGGIKFGFEKISSPIQVGIAFVGAMIVMIVVLLVSNKIQNSLSLLVIGLMMGYITSAITSSLVAFAEKEALHGYVIWTMGSYSGMSWEKIFVLLKILSPLIVIVILLAKPLNAFVLGENYARSMGVNIKRIRGIIILISSLITAIITAFTGPISFIGLAVPHITRLVFRTSNNRVLIPGVLFLGAIISIFCDMMSRVLLAPAEIPLSAMTAVIGAPIVIYLILKRRSLV; encoded by the coding sequence ATGAAAAACAGAAATACATTCTTACTATTTGTTTTTTTGGCATTTATATTAATTATAAGTTTTTTAGCTGGTATTATGTTTGGAGCAGTGAAAATACCGTTTAAAGATGTTGTAGATACATTGATAAATACTGGTAATGGGAGTAGTGATTTTTCATCAATTATTTGGAAAATTAGATTACCTAGGGTTTTTGGAGCGCTTATTTGCGGAGCAGGTTTGGCAACAGCAGGTATATTGTTACAAATTTTGTTTAAGAATCCATTGGTAGATTCTTATATATTAGGTATATCCTCAGGAGCATCTCTAGCTATGGCTTTGCTGATACTTGGCGGAATAAAATTTGGATTTGAGAAAATATCATCACCGATACAGGTTGGAATAGCTTTTGTTGGAGCGATGATTGTTATGATTGTGGTGCTTTTGGTTTCAAACAAAATTCAGAATAGTCTATCGCTTTTGGTAATAGGTCTCATGATGGGATACATAACAAGCGCTATAACAAGCAGTCTAGTAGCTTTTGCAGAAAAAGAGGCATTACACGGATATGTTATTTGGACTATGGGAAGTTATAGTGGTATGTCCTGGGAAAAGATTTTTGTATTGTTAAAAATTTTGAGTCCGCTGATAGTGATTGTGATATTATTAGCAAAACCATTAAATGCTTTTGTATTAGGTGAGAATTATGCTAGAAGTATGGGAGTAAATATAAAGAGAATACGAGGAATAATAATACTTATATCGAGTCTTATAACTGCAATTATTACAGCTTTTACAGGACCAATTTCATTCATTGGATTAGCTGTACCTCATATTACACGCCTTGTATTTCGAACATCGAACAATAGAGTGTTAATACCAGGAGTATTGTTTTTAGGGGCTATTATTTCTATTTTTTGCGACATGATGTCTAGGGTATTATTAGCCCCTGCAGAGATCCCACTCAGTGCTATGACAGCCGTTATAGGAGCGCCTATAGTGATATATTTGATATTGAAAAGGAGGTCTCTTGTATAA